One Corynebacterium efficiens YS-314 DNA segment encodes these proteins:
- a CDS encoding M23 family metallopeptidase, giving the protein MQEQTQRVGKHRKHTTSQSAKGRVAFVAVATGAVSTAGAGGAAVAQTQAQPQSAVTEAAVEVDYQLTNNGVESEYVGGSSAPQILAIAEFKPVVNLGEQIAKTIEYNAERVQADLDNRGPSVAKPAEGAFTSGYGPRWGTIHQGIDIANAVGTPILAVMDGTVIDSGPASGYGNWIRIQHTDGSISVYGHMETLDVAVGQTVRAGEKIAGMGSRGFSTGSHLHFEIHPAGMGPVDPLPWFAERGIIIA; this is encoded by the coding sequence TTGCAGGAGCAGACCCAGCGGGTGGGCAAGCACCGCAAGCACACCACTTCTCAGTCGGCCAAGGGCCGCGTGGCTTTTGTGGCGGTAGCAACCGGCGCGGTCTCCACCGCAGGTGCAGGTGGAGCGGCAGTGGCACAGACCCAGGCACAGCCCCAGTCGGCTGTCACCGAGGCGGCTGTCGAGGTGGACTACCAGCTCACCAACAACGGTGTGGAGTCCGAGTACGTCGGCGGCAGCTCCGCACCACAGATCCTGGCGATTGCTGAATTCAAGCCGGTGGTCAATCTCGGTGAGCAGATCGCCAAGACCATCGAGTACAACGCAGAGCGCGTCCAGGCCGACCTGGACAACCGCGGCCCGTCCGTGGCCAAGCCCGCAGAAGGTGCCTTCACCTCCGGTTACGGCCCCCGCTGGGGCACCATCCACCAGGGCATTGACATCGCCAACGCCGTGGGCACCCCGATCCTCGCGGTGATGGACGGTACCGTCATCGATTCCGGCCCCGCCTCCGGTTACGGCAACTGGATCCGCATCCAGCACACCGACGGCTCCATCTCCGTCTACGGCCACATGGAGACCCTCGATGTCGCCGTCGGCCAGACCGTGCGCGCAGGCGAGAAGATCGCCGGCATGGGCAGCCGTGGCTTCTCCACCGGTTCCCACCTCCACTTCGAGATCCACCCGGCCGGCATGGGCCCGGTTGATCCGCTGCCCTGGTTCGCCGAGCGCGGCATCATCATCGCTTAA
- the purN gene encoding phosphoribosylglycinamide formyltransferase, protein MVPDPTGINIVPVNSDSSTTIVVLASGTGTLLQALIEAQGNYRIAGVVSDVDCPAIQRATDAGIPARVVKLGADRAAWNAELADAVAAYKPDLVVSAGFMKILGEGFLSRFPSRIINTHPALLPSFPGAHAVRDALAYGVKITGSTVHLVDAGVDTGPIIDQRPVPVEVGDDENSLHERIKQVERKLIVEVLNRAEVSRTQGGVQLNWRG, encoded by the coding sequence ATGGTTCCCGACCCCACGGGCATTAACATTGTGCCTGTGAACTCTGACTCATCGACCACCATTGTTGTTCTGGCTTCCGGAACGGGCACCCTCCTGCAGGCGCTCATCGAGGCCCAGGGGAACTACCGGATCGCCGGTGTTGTCTCCGATGTCGACTGCCCGGCGATCCAACGGGCCACCGATGCGGGGATACCCGCCCGGGTGGTGAAGCTCGGTGCAGACCGCGCGGCCTGGAATGCTGAACTCGCGGATGCGGTGGCGGCGTACAAACCGGACCTGGTGGTCTCCGCGGGGTTCATGAAGATTCTCGGGGAGGGTTTCCTGTCCCGGTTCCCCTCCCGGATCATCAACACCCACCCGGCGCTGCTGCCTTCCTTCCCGGGGGCCCACGCGGTCCGGGATGCGCTCGCCTACGGGGTGAAGATCACCGGATCCACCGTCCACCTCGTGGATGCGGGGGTTGATACCGGGCCGATCATCGACCAGCGCCCCGTTCCGGTGGAGGTCGGCGATGATGAAAACAGCCTGCATGAAAGAATCAAGCAGGTAGAGCGTAAACTCATTGTAGAAGTCCTGAACCGTGCGGAGGTTTCCCGCACCCAGGGTGGCGTACAACTCAACTGGAGAGGCTAA
- a CDS encoding PadR family transcriptional regulator has protein sequence MSIKHALLALLLDEPRSASQLQSRFAETTAGVWPLNIGQVSQTLGRLHRDGHIESAGTITGPTGHSAERYQLTDTGRALVDEWFTTPVVQPVAERDELVTKVTLAQTRPELDLIHLLDTQRASIMEELRALNRRTRTLPDTRTTDRLLVEKRIFELEAQARWLDRVETLHAPILESENGHE, from the coding sequence ATGTCCATCAAACATGCGCTCCTGGCGCTGCTTCTGGATGAACCCCGTTCCGCCAGTCAACTGCAGTCCCGGTTTGCCGAGACCACCGCCGGGGTGTGGCCACTCAACATCGGGCAGGTCTCCCAGACGCTTGGCCGGCTCCACCGGGACGGCCACATCGAATCCGCGGGCACCATCACCGGTCCGACCGGGCACAGTGCGGAACGCTACCAGTTGACCGACACGGGCCGCGCCCTGGTGGATGAGTGGTTCACCACGCCGGTGGTGCAACCGGTGGCCGAACGCGATGAGCTGGTCACCAAGGTCACCCTCGCCCAGACCCGCCCGGAGCTGGATCTGATCCACCTCCTGGACACCCAGCGCGCCTCCATCATGGAGGAGCTGCGCGCCCTCAACCGACGCACCCGCACCCTGCCGGATACCCGGACCACCGACCGCCTGCTCGTCGAAAAGCGCATCTTCGAACTGGAGGCCCAGGCCCGCTGGCTGGACCGCGTCGAGACCCTGCACGCCCCCATCCTAGAAAGTGAGAACGGCCATGAATAG
- a CDS encoding HpcH/HpaI aldolase/citrate lyase family protein, whose product MSDLITGPAILFAPANRREIIPKAAARADMVILDLEDGAGDVDRATAYANIAESGLDPKHTIVRVVGPDDPHFADDVDFVRSTDYTLVMVPKVTTGIPEALAGLKVIAMIETPQAVLNVAQIAAHEDVVGMFWGAEDLTHLLGGTHSRFLADEPGTGSYRDTMRLTRALMHIHARANGKFTIDAVHADFTDVAGHFHEAADAARSGFAASACIHPKQVDTVRRAYRPEAEQLDWARRVVAEAENFPGAFKLDGQMIDEPLIAQARMIISRQPA is encoded by the coding sequence ATGTCTGATTTGATCACCGGTCCCGCCATTCTCTTCGCCCCCGCCAACCGCAGGGAGATCATACCCAAGGCCGCCGCGCGCGCCGACATGGTCATCCTCGATCTGGAGGACGGGGCAGGGGACGTGGACCGTGCCACCGCCTACGCCAACATCGCTGAATCCGGCCTGGATCCGAAGCACACCATCGTCCGGGTGGTCGGCCCGGATGATCCCCATTTCGCCGATGATGTCGACTTCGTCCGCAGCACCGACTACACCCTGGTGATGGTGCCCAAGGTCACCACCGGTATCCCGGAGGCGCTGGCGGGTCTGAAGGTCATCGCAATGATTGAAACACCCCAGGCGGTGCTCAACGTCGCACAGATCGCCGCCCATGAGGATGTGGTGGGGATGTTCTGGGGTGCGGAGGATCTCACCCACCTGCTCGGGGGCACCCATTCCCGGTTCCTCGCAGATGAGCCCGGCACCGGTTCCTACCGCGACACCATGCGACTGACCCGCGCGCTCATGCACATCCACGCCAGGGCGAACGGGAAGTTCACCATCGATGCGGTGCACGCGGATTTCACCGATGTGGCGGGACATTTCCATGAGGCTGCCGATGCGGCGAGGTCCGGGTTCGCGGCCTCTGCGTGCATCCACCCGAAACAGGTCGACACGGTGCGTCGCGCCTATCGCCCGGAGGCGGAGCAGTTGGACTGGGCCAGGAGGGTGGTGGCGGAGGCGGAGAACTTCCCGGGTGCCTTCAAGCTGGACGGTCAGATGATCGATGAACCCCTCATCGCCCAGGCCCGGATGATTATTTCGCGTCAGCCTGCCTGA
- the purH gene encoding bifunctional phosphoribosylaminoimidazolecarboxamide formyltransferase/IMP cyclohydrolase, with protein sequence MSEDRKAIKRALISVYDKTGLEDLAQALHRAGVEIVSTGSTAAKIADLGIPVTPVEELTGFPECLEGRVKTLHPKVHAGILADTRKDDHLRQLDELGVTPFQLVVVNLYPFAETVASGADFDDCVEQIDIGGPSMVRAAAKNHPSVAVVTSPGQYEDVVSVLNTGGFSRAERTKLAAEAFRHTATYDVTVATWISEQLSAADTELEFPGWIGSTSTLARSLRYGENPHQSAALYVSHGASGLAQATQLHGKEMSYNNYTDSDAAWRAAWDHERPCVAIIKHANPCGIAVSDESIAAAHRQAHACDSVSAFGGVIASNREVSVEMAEQVAEIFTEVIIAPSYEEGAVEVLSQKKNIRILQAEAPVREGFETREISGGLLVQERDLIHAEGDNPANWTLAAGEAVSAEVLKDLEFAWTAVRSVKSNAILLAKDGATVGVGMGQVNRVDSARLAVDRAGEERATGSVAASDAFFPFADGFEVLAQAGITAVVQPGGSIRDDEVIEAANKAGVTMYLTGARHFSH encoded by the coding sequence ATGAGCGAAGATCGTAAGGCAATTAAGCGCGCACTCATCAGCGTGTATGACAAGACAGGCCTGGAGGATCTGGCACAGGCACTGCACCGCGCAGGTGTGGAGATCGTGTCCACCGGATCCACCGCGGCGAAGATTGCCGATCTCGGTATTCCCGTAACCCCGGTTGAGGAGCTCACCGGATTCCCCGAATGTCTGGAGGGGCGTGTCAAGACCCTCCACCCGAAGGTGCATGCCGGCATCCTGGCCGACACCCGCAAGGATGATCACCTCCGCCAGCTGGATGAACTCGGGGTCACCCCGTTCCAGCTCGTCGTGGTCAACCTGTACCCCTTCGCCGAGACCGTCGCATCGGGCGCCGATTTCGATGACTGCGTCGAGCAGATCGACATCGGAGGCCCCTCCATGGTCCGCGCGGCGGCCAAGAACCACCCGTCGGTGGCTGTGGTCACCTCCCCGGGACAGTACGAGGATGTTGTCTCCGTCCTCAACACCGGTGGATTCTCCCGGGCGGAACGCACCAAGCTCGCCGCCGAGGCTTTCCGCCACACCGCCACCTACGATGTCACCGTGGCAACCTGGATCAGCGAGCAGCTCTCCGCTGCGGACACCGAGCTGGAGTTCCCGGGCTGGATCGGTTCCACCAGCACCCTGGCCCGTTCCCTCCGTTACGGTGAGAACCCCCACCAGTCCGCCGCCCTCTATGTCAGCCACGGTGCCAGCGGACTCGCGCAGGCCACCCAGCTCCACGGCAAGGAGATGTCCTACAACAACTACACCGACTCGGATGCCGCCTGGCGTGCAGCCTGGGACCATGAGCGTCCATGTGTGGCCATCATCAAGCATGCCAACCCGTGTGGCATCGCCGTGTCCGATGAGTCCATCGCCGCCGCCCACCGTCAGGCCCACGCCTGCGACTCCGTCTCCGCCTTCGGTGGCGTGATCGCCTCCAACCGTGAGGTGTCCGTGGAGATGGCCGAGCAGGTCGCTGAGATCTTCACCGAGGTCATCATCGCCCCGTCCTATGAGGAGGGTGCGGTTGAAGTGCTCAGCCAGAAGAAGAACATCCGTATCCTCCAGGCCGAGGCCCCGGTCCGTGAGGGTTTCGAGACCCGCGAGATCTCCGGTGGCCTGCTGGTGCAGGAACGCGATCTCATCCACGCCGAGGGCGACAACCCCGCGAACTGGACCCTGGCGGCGGGTGAGGCTGTGTCCGCGGAGGTGCTCAAGGACCTGGAGTTCGCCTGGACCGCGGTGCGTTCCGTGAAGTCCAACGCCATCCTCCTGGCCAAGGACGGCGCCACCGTCGGTGTGGGCATGGGACAGGTCAATCGTGTTGACTCCGCACGTCTGGCCGTCGACCGTGCCGGCGAGGAGCGTGCCACCGGCTCCGTGGCCGCCTCCGATGCGTTCTTCCCGTTCGCCGATGGTTTCGAGGTGCTCGCGCAGGCCGGTATCACCGCGGTGGTCCAGCCGGGTGGATCCATCCGCGATGATGAGGTCATCGAGGCCGCCAACAAGGCCGGTGTGACCATGTACCTCACCGGTGCACGTCACTTCTCCCACTAG
- a CDS encoding TetR/AcrR family transcriptional regulator gives MAGAVGRPRRSAPRRAGKNPREEILDASAELFTRQGFATTSTHQIADAVGIRQASLYYHFPSKTEIFLTLLKSTVEPSMVLAGDLANLEASPELRLWALVAAEVRLLLSTKWNVGRLYQLPIVASEEFEEYHTQRATLTDTFRSLATEIVGEDDPRAELPFHITMSAIEMRRNDGKVPSPLSEDSLPDTAVMLADAALAVLGADLPGDRVERTLELLRQADAK, from the coding sequence ATGGCAGGTGCAGTCGGACGCCCCCGGAGGTCAGCTCCGCGTCGGGCGGGCAAGAATCCCCGCGAGGAGATTCTCGATGCCTCAGCTGAGCTGTTCACCCGCCAGGGTTTCGCCACCACCTCCACGCACCAGATCGCCGATGCCGTGGGTATCCGGCAGGCCTCCCTGTACTACCACTTCCCGTCCAAGACGGAGATCTTCCTCACCCTGCTGAAATCCACCGTCGAGCCATCCATGGTGTTGGCCGGCGACCTGGCCAATCTCGAGGCCTCCCCGGAGCTGCGCCTGTGGGCACTGGTGGCGGCCGAGGTGCGTCTACTGCTGTCGACGAAGTGGAATGTCGGTCGTCTCTATCAACTGCCGATCGTGGCCTCCGAGGAGTTCGAGGAGTACCACACGCAGCGTGCCACCCTGACGGATACCTTCCGCAGCCTGGCCACGGAGATCGTCGGTGAGGATGACCCCCGTGCGGAACTCCCGTTCCACATCACGATGTCCGCCATCGAGATGCGCCGCAATGACGGCAAGGTTCCCAGCCCCCTGTCGGAGGACAGCCTCCCGGACACCGCCGTCATGCTTGCCGACGCCGCCCTCGCCGTCCTGGGGGCCGACCTGCCCGGGGACCGGGTGGAGCGCACCCTGGAACTGCTCAGGCAGGCTGACGCGAAATAA
- a CDS encoding cell division protein PerM — translation MSKNNSPQKRPASVRRRRPKPQNPPPAPATTGTTSRVRRLLPSVLIPHGIAVLLVIVSAVAVLLFSASSMVALPATIAQLWLALNMSPVAGSGEVVGVLPLVPGMVLVWAVARRVYNSVKKKASIADLAVLTTLVLLVPLALAGVASLMLRDASAVLEVDAPPAPVMIGRVLLVHLIALVLGMGPRLWRALIRRYGGPPWVVDAAIQALRFLSAYAVVALVVVIVMIVVNHRVFLQTLTGYEGGGAVPALLVLSLLYLPNIVIYAMGVLAGAPLHFGDGLVSLFSVTLVPLPPLPALASVPSVAPEWAVVLLLIPATVAVWVCLRTPLRLPVTLVSAVITAVFFLIAAVLAGGHLGVYGRVGLALLPAAGLMFLYPAVAVLLITGIDRIRAGIRRPAAAPPAAVPVAATGLDDEPPAPDGDTDDPDASPVETDGDSGQIVENDADTETYIEEGDEQRADGESVEAAGEADAGPEDGESTEVVASTEATDAPVTSEESGAAADGEDGEASEDREDSEDNDPQDAAMPETGDLPDPEDGRPGTDDGSRPHGH, via the coding sequence ATGAGCAAGAACAACAGTCCGCAGAAACGGCCAGCCTCGGTCCGTCGTCGACGGCCGAAGCCCCAGAACCCCCCTCCGGCACCGGCCACCACCGGGACGACGTCGCGTGTGCGTCGCCTCCTGCCGTCCGTTCTGATCCCCCATGGCATCGCCGTCCTCCTCGTCATCGTGTCAGCCGTTGCAGTGTTGCTGTTCTCGGCCTCGAGCATGGTGGCGTTGCCTGCAACGATCGCCCAGCTGTGGCTCGCACTCAACATGAGCCCGGTTGCCGGCAGCGGGGAGGTGGTCGGTGTCCTCCCACTGGTCCCCGGCATGGTGCTGGTCTGGGCTGTGGCCCGCCGGGTGTACAACTCGGTGAAGAAGAAGGCCAGCATCGCGGATCTCGCCGTGTTGACCACCCTGGTGCTGCTGGTACCGCTGGCGCTCGCCGGTGTCGCCAGCCTCATGCTCCGGGATGCCTCCGCGGTGCTGGAGGTGGATGCCCCGCCCGCACCGGTGATGATCGGCAGGGTGCTGCTTGTCCACCTCATCGCGCTGGTGTTGGGTATGGGCCCCAGGTTGTGGCGGGCGTTGATCCGGCGCTACGGCGGTCCACCCTGGGTGGTGGACGCGGCCATCCAGGCACTCCGCTTCCTCAGCGCCTATGCGGTTGTGGCCCTGGTGGTGGTGATCGTGATGATCGTGGTCAATCACCGGGTCTTCCTCCAGACCCTCACCGGCTATGAGGGTGGTGGCGCGGTGCCGGCCCTGCTGGTTCTCAGCCTGCTCTACCTGCCCAATATCGTCATCTATGCCATGGGTGTCCTCGCCGGTGCGCCACTGCACTTCGGTGACGGTCTGGTCAGTCTCTTCAGTGTTACGCTGGTGCCCCTGCCACCACTGCCGGCGTTGGCGTCCGTGCCTTCCGTGGCACCGGAGTGGGCTGTGGTTCTTCTCCTGATCCCTGCCACCGTGGCGGTGTGGGTCTGCCTGCGCACCCCCCTGCGCTTGCCGGTCACACTTGTGTCGGCGGTTATCACCGCTGTGTTCTTCCTGATCGCCGCAGTTCTGGCCGGTGGACACCTGGGTGTCTACGGCCGGGTTGGCCTCGCGCTGCTGCCGGCTGCGGGTCTGATGTTCCTCTACCCGGCGGTGGCTGTCCTGCTCATCACCGGCATCGACAGGATCCGTGCCGGCATCCGGCGGCCCGCGGCGGCACCCCCTGCCGCCGTCCCCGTTGCCGCAACCGGGCTTGACGACGAACCCCCTGCCCCCGACGGGGATACGGATGACCCCGATGCATCTCCGGTTGAGACGGATGGGGACAGCGGGCAGATCGTCGAGAATGATGCCGATACAGAGACCTATATAGAGGAGGGCGATGAACAGCGGGCGGATGGGGAGTCCGTGGAAGCTGCCGGGGAGGCAGACGCTGGCCCGGAGGATGGAGAATCCACCGAGGTCGTTGCGTCAACTGAGGCCACCGATGCGCCCGTAACCTCTGAAGAATCCGGGGCAGCTGCTGACGGGGAGGACGGTGAGGCTAGCGAGGACCGTGAGGACAGTGAGGATAACGACCCACAGGACGCAGCAATGCCGGAAACAGGCGACCTTCCTGATCCGGAGGACGGCCGTCCGGGAACCGATGATGGTTCCCGACCCCACGGGCATTAA
- a CDS encoding ABC transporter ATP-binding protein, with product MNSTHPAALELQDVSCVFGEGPRRVVALNQVSLVVEPGELVAVMGPSGSGKSTLLNVAGLLQQPTSGRVLIDGADVAQLNRARAARVRRTRVGLVFQNYNLIPTLTVGENVGLPLELDGVDPREAVLTALAEVGLDGLADRFPEEISGGQAQRVAIARALIGPRTVLLADEPTGALDTSTGEGVLRVLRSRIDAGAAGILVTHEPRFAAWADRTVMMRDGVIQS from the coding sequence ATGAATAGTACCCACCCCGCAGCACTGGAGCTGCAGGATGTCTCATGCGTCTTCGGTGAGGGGCCCCGACGTGTGGTGGCGCTGAACCAGGTGTCGCTGGTGGTGGAACCCGGTGAACTGGTCGCCGTCATGGGGCCCTCGGGGTCGGGTAAATCCACCCTGCTCAACGTCGCCGGCCTGCTGCAACAACCGACCTCCGGCCGGGTGCTTATCGACGGCGCCGATGTCGCACAACTCAACCGTGCCCGCGCGGCCCGGGTCCGCCGCACGCGGGTGGGTCTGGTCTTCCAGAACTACAACCTCATCCCCACCCTCACCGTCGGGGAGAATGTGGGTCTGCCCCTCGAACTGGATGGGGTGGATCCCCGCGAGGCTGTCCTCACCGCCCTGGCGGAGGTCGGGCTCGACGGGCTCGCCGACCGCTTCCCCGAGGAGATCTCCGGTGGCCAGGCCCAACGGGTGGCCATCGCCCGCGCCCTGATCGGGCCACGCACCGTGCTGCTTGCCGACGAACCCACCGGCGCACTCGATACCTCCACCGGCGAGGGGGTGCTGCGGGTGCTGCGCTCGCGTATCGACGCCGGGGCCGCCGGCATCCTGGTCACCCACGAACCCCGCTTCGCCGCCTGGGCGGATCGTACCGTGATGATGCGTGACGGGGTGATCCAGTCATGA
- a CDS encoding putative nucleotidyltransferase substrate binding domain-containing protein: MLHRSLLELAESAPLCTNPATVRGVLADSLELLGNALQHGEDPSVLAGWFSRVITDALHSPGIDDEIVLTGPVGRGDALPTSPVRWLAVVGKHAEDPNPALARMLTDLGFVAEPVGAATRGQWEERARSGEDAKVYLDAGTWVASLVQVDARPLLDDALASRPPAIELADGLPSREMSVNVRADLMIPTVNLARWAAYQAGSTAPTTAQRLIDARTADVLTADETDALTQVWKSSLELQSRRWMDHIHDQDATAWDMPALQRSTYGAAARLLSQVMSSVEARHAG; this comes from the coding sequence GCACCGCTCCCTGCTCGAACTCGCCGAAAGCGCACCGCTGTGCACGAATCCAGCCACCGTCCGTGGTGTGCTGGCGGATTCCCTCGAGTTGCTCGGTAACGCGCTGCAGCACGGTGAGGATCCCTCGGTGCTGGCGGGCTGGTTCTCCCGGGTGATCACCGATGCCCTCCACTCCCCCGGCATCGATGATGAGATCGTTCTCACCGGCCCGGTGGGACGGGGAGACGCACTGCCCACGTCGCCCGTGAGGTGGCTGGCGGTCGTCGGCAAGCACGCCGAGGACCCCAACCCGGCGTTGGCGCGGATGCTGACGGATCTCGGTTTCGTCGCGGAACCCGTCGGGGCGGCCACCCGCGGCCAGTGGGAGGAGCGTGCGCGGTCGGGTGAGGACGCCAAGGTATACCTGGATGCGGGCACGTGGGTGGCTTCCCTGGTGCAGGTGGATGCGCGCCCCCTGCTTGACGACGCCCTCGCCTCCCGTCCCCCGGCCATCGAGCTGGCCGACGGTCTCCCGTCCCGCGAGATGAGCGTGAATGTCCGCGCGGATCTGATGATCCCCACGGTCAACCTCGCCCGCTGGGCCGCGTATCAGGCGGGGTCGACCGCACCAACCACCGCGCAGCGGCTCATCGATGCCCGCACCGCCGATGTGCTCACCGCCGATGAGACCGATGCACTGACCCAGGTGTGGAAATCCTCCCTGGAGTTGCAGTCCAGGCGGTGGATGGACCATATTCATGATCAGGATGCCACGGCCTGGGACATGCCGGCCCTGCAGCGTTCCACCTACGGGGCCGCAGCACGTCTTTTGTCTCAGGTGATGAGTTCCGTGGAGGCGCGGCACGCCGGTTAG